In Megasphaera vaginalis (ex Bordigoni et al. 2020), a single genomic region encodes these proteins:
- a CDS encoding DUF1858 domain-containing protein, with protein MLKSILNKFEAMNNTVTPDMLVGDIVRLHPEVVDTLLANGMHCLGCPSSQQESLTNACMVHGLDPEQVTKAVNVAIQAKKQ; from the coding sequence ATGTTAAAATCCATTCTTAACAAATTTGAAGCTATGAACAACACGGTAACGCCGGATATGCTCGTCGGCGATATCGTCCGCCTTCATCCGGAAGTCGTCGATACGCTCTTGGCCAACGGCATGCACTGCCTCGGCTGCCCTTCATCGCAGCAGGAAAGCTTAACCAACGCCTGCATGGTTCACGGCCTCGACCCGGAACAAGTAACGAAAGCGGTTAACGTAGCAATTCAAGCCAAAAAACAATAG
- the trxB gene encoding thioredoxin-disulfide reductase, with the protein MYDVAVIGSGPAGLTAAIYLGRAGLKHVVIQGPQPGGQLMTTSVVENYPAFPDGVWGQEMMEKMEAQARRFGTEFLLTKVTAVAAGRPIRLTLENGDSLEATALILATGASARYLGLPGEKENIGRGVSACATCDGFFYKGQEVVVLGGGDAAMEEALFLTKFAARVTVVHRRDSLRAAQIMVQRAQANDKIHWKLDYTPLEVLSDGAGVSGLALRNNKTGAQETLSASGIFVAVGHQPNTGFLAGVVALDSQGYILTKDKSTATSTAGIFAAGDVQDSRYQQAVTAAGSGAMAALDAAGYVAQPVE; encoded by the coding sequence ATGTATGATGTTGCCGTTATCGGCTCCGGACCGGCGGGGTTGACTGCCGCTATTTATTTGGGACGTGCCGGTTTGAAGCATGTTGTGATACAGGGACCGCAGCCTGGCGGCCAGTTGATGACGACCAGTGTCGTCGAGAATTATCCGGCCTTTCCTGACGGCGTCTGGGGACAGGAAATGATGGAAAAAATGGAGGCGCAGGCACGGAGATTCGGTACGGAATTTTTGCTGACGAAGGTGACCGCCGTAGCGGCAGGCAGACCGATCCGTCTGACCTTGGAAAACGGCGATAGCCTGGAAGCAACGGCGCTGATTCTGGCGACGGGGGCCAGTGCCAGGTATTTGGGACTTCCCGGCGAAAAGGAAAATATCGGCCGCGGCGTCAGTGCTTGTGCCACATGCGACGGTTTTTTCTACAAGGGTCAGGAGGTCGTTGTTCTCGGCGGCGGTGACGCAGCCATGGAAGAAGCGCTGTTTTTGACGAAGTTTGCCGCTCGTGTCACCGTTGTTCATCGTCGCGACAGTTTGCGGGCTGCGCAAATTATGGTACAGCGGGCGCAGGCGAACGATAAGATTCATTGGAAGCTTGATTATACGCCGTTGGAAGTGTTGAGCGACGGAGCGGGAGTCTCCGGACTGGCGCTCAGGAACAATAAGACCGGCGCGCAGGAGACGTTGTCTGCAAGCGGTATTTTCGTCGCTGTCGGACATCAGCCGAACACCGGCTTTCTGGCGGGAGTCGTGGCCCTCGATTCGCAGGGGTATATCCTTACGAAGGATAAATCGACGGCAACGTCGACGGCAGGGATTTTTGCTGCCGGCGATGTACAGGATAGTCGTTACCAACAGGCCGTCACGGCGGCTGGAAGCGGCGCTATGGCCGCTCTTGACGCCGCCGGTTACGTTGCGCAGCCGGTTGAATAA
- a CDS encoding hemerythrin domain-containing protein encodes MYSTDIMVEEHANISRMLRVIKNMCCAILEGAPVDQNDFADIIDFIRNYADVNHHQKEEHVLFPQMVEHLGELANTIVTHGMLVEHDLIRSHVRSLDEALKLYAKDGRTEHKLDILTEIMAYTNRLQVHVEKENNVVYPFAERGFSDEIKAKVDAGVRAIAEENEKTDFNAKYFAILDRLEKKYSALHLVTTTADKQ; translated from the coding sequence ATGTATAGCACCGATATTATGGTAGAAGAACACGCCAATATTTCGCGCATGCTCAGAGTGATCAAAAACATGTGCTGCGCCATTTTGGAAGGCGCTCCTGTCGACCAAAACGATTTCGCCGATATTATCGACTTTATCCGCAACTACGCCGACGTCAATCACCACCAGAAGGAAGAACACGTTCTCTTCCCGCAAATGGTCGAACATTTGGGTGAGCTAGCCAACACCATCGTCACCCACGGCATGCTCGTCGAACACGACTTGATCCGCAGCCACGTCCGCAGCCTCGATGAAGCCTTGAAGCTGTACGCCAAAGACGGCCGCACGGAACATAAGTTGGATATCCTGACAGAGATTATGGCTTACACAAACAGGCTGCAGGTTCACGTCGAAAAGGAAAACAACGTCGTCTATCCCTTTGCCGAACGCGGTTTTTCTGATGAAATCAAAGCCAAAGTCGACGCCGGCGTCCGCGCCATTGCCGAAGAAAATGAAAAGACCGATTTTAACGCCAAATATTTCGCCATACTGGATCGTTTGGAAAAGAAATACTCGGCCCTCCATTTAGTCACCACTACGGCTGACAAGCAATAA
- a CDS encoding [Fe-Fe] hydrogenase large subunit C-terminal domain-containing protein translates to MDSLDELYYTMLKNAADNKKEIAPEDADPHMVDCLAKSDNTLIFRTKPCLCPPDDRPCIDACAWDAVKADGENGVTIDQTQCVGCQACVDVCALDALKTKKDIIPVVRELHEYDGPVYALVAPAISGQFGPAVTLGKVRTALKKLGFTGVLEVAAFADILTLKEALEFDRNIHDENDFQLTSCCCPMWIAMIKKLYHQLLPNVPGSVSPMIAGGRTVKALHPQAKTVFIGPCMAKKSEKNEPDLAGAIDYVLTYQELRDLLTVTDIDMASLPEDSLPHASKTGICYAYAGGVAAAVKTTLEKLNPQRAVTIRTRRADGVPACKAMINDILAGKRDGNFFEGMGCIGGCVGGPRAIIGKDEGKEHVQAYGDSSHYETPMDNPYVIEMLKRLGFTTIEEFLTKSDLYDRNLDG, encoded by the coding sequence ATGGATTCCTTAGACGAATTATATTATACGATGTTAAAAAATGCGGCGGACAATAAGAAAGAGATTGCGCCGGAAGATGCCGATCCGCATATGGTTGATTGTCTGGCTAAGTCCGACAACACCTTGATTTTTCGAACGAAGCCGTGCCTCTGTCCGCCCGATGACAGGCCCTGTATCGACGCTTGCGCCTGGGATGCTGTCAAAGCCGACGGCGAGAACGGGGTCACGATCGATCAGACGCAATGTGTCGGTTGCCAGGCCTGTGTCGATGTCTGCGCTCTTGACGCGCTGAAGACGAAAAAAGATATTATTCCCGTCGTCCGGGAGCTGCACGAGTATGACGGACCGGTGTATGCCCTCGTGGCTCCGGCTATTTCCGGTCAGTTCGGTCCTGCGGTTACGCTCGGCAAAGTGCGGACGGCGTTGAAGAAGTTGGGCTTTACCGGCGTTTTGGAAGTGGCCGCCTTTGCCGATATCCTGACCTTAAAAGAAGCGCTGGAATTTGATCGCAACATTCATGACGAAAATGATTTTCAGCTGACCAGCTGTTGCTGTCCCATGTGGATCGCCATGATCAAAAAGTTATATCATCAGCTTTTGCCGAATGTTCCCGGCTCGGTTTCGCCGATGATTGCCGGCGGCAGGACGGTAAAAGCTTTGCACCCGCAAGCCAAGACCGTTTTCATCGGCCCCTGCATGGCGAAAAAGTCGGAAAAGAATGAACCCGATCTGGCTGGTGCTATCGATTATGTATTAACCTATCAGGAACTGCGCGATCTTTTAACCGTAACGGATATTGATATGGCCTCGTTGCCGGAAGATTCGCTCCCCCACGCGTCGAAAACCGGTATTTGTTATGCCTATGCCGGCGGCGTTGCCGCAGCTGTGAAGACGACACTGGAAAAACTGAATCCGCAACGCGCCGTTACCATTCGGACGCGTCGCGCCGACGGCGTACCGGCCTGCAAAGCCATGATTAATGATATTCTCGCCGGCAAGCGGGACGGCAATTTTTTTGAAGGGATGGGATGCATCGGCGGATGCGTCGGCGGTCCGAGAGCTATCATCGGGAAAGATGAAGGGAAAGAGCATGTACAGGCGTATGGCGATTCGTCTCATTATGAAACGCCGATGGATAATCCGTACGTCATTGAAATGCTGAAACGATTGGGTTTTACAACGATTGAAGAATTCCTGACCAAGAGTGATCTTTACGATCGGAATCTGGATGGATAA
- a CDS encoding SanA/YdcF family protein, whose translation MKKRLFGLCLCLLAGAAVFSGGVNYDMMRQAAPKEVTNMATIPDDTYEAAVILGAGVQHNYPMPLLKERLDGGIALYERQKVKKLILSGVNEAGANQTEVMAAYVTAAGIDRRDLIIDEAGTITYESMRRAHDVYGYRRVIAVTQAYHMARAIYLADHLGLDVIGYVPPGVRYHDQWIWDLREVPARVKAWLMIHFFGR comes from the coding sequence ATGAAAAAACGATTGTTTGGCCTGTGTCTTTGCCTGTTGGCGGGAGCCGCTGTGTTTAGCGGCGGTGTGAATTATGACATGATGCGGCAAGCGGCGCCGAAAGAAGTGACGAATATGGCGACCATTCCGGATGACACTTATGAAGCGGCCGTCATTTTGGGCGCCGGCGTACAACATAATTATCCCATGCCTTTGCTGAAAGAACGGCTTGACGGCGGCATTGCCCTGTATGAGCGGCAGAAAGTAAAAAAATTAATTTTGTCAGGCGTGAACGAAGCTGGTGCTAATCAAACGGAGGTAATGGCGGCTTATGTCACGGCGGCCGGCATTGATCGACGTGATTTGATTATTGATGAGGCGGGTACGATTACGTATGAAAGTATGCGCCGCGCACATGACGTCTACGGTTACCGCCGCGTTATTGCCGTTACGCAGGCTTATCATATGGCCAGAGCCATTTATTTGGCGGATCATCTCGGGCTGGACGTTATCGGCTATGTGCCGCCGGGCGTTCGGTACCACGATCAATGGATATGGGATTTGCGCGAGGTTCCGGCCCGTGTCAAAGCCTGGCTCATGATTCATTTTTTCGGAAGATGA
- the rpmG gene encoding 50S ribosomal protein L33 — protein sequence MRTAITLACTECKQRNYRTNKNKKNNPDRLELKKYCPFCKKETLHKETK from the coding sequence ATGCGTACAGCGATTACATTGGCATGCACGGAATGCAAACAGCGTAACTACCGAACCAACAAGAACAAGAAAAACAATCCCGACCGTTTGGAATTGAAGAAATATTGCCCGTTCTGCAAAAAAGAAACGTTGCATAAGGAAACGAAATAA
- the rplJ gene encoding 50S ribosomal protein L10 yields MSMPEKKAVSPAKVAVVAEMKEKLQSAQGAVLVGFNGQSVADVTKLRRKFREGGVEYKVIKNTLTRIAANELGYNDLDPFLEGTTALAYSTEDVIAPAKILKQFIKETKTETLTVKAGLADGKVIDATAVDALASLPSREELLAKLLGSMNAPITGLVNVLQGNIRNVVYALEAVRAKKAEQESA; encoded by the coding sequence ATGTCTATGCCTGAAAAGAAAGCCGTATCACCGGCTAAAGTCGCAGTTGTTGCGGAAATGAAGGAAAAGCTTCAAAGCGCACAGGGCGCTGTTCTGGTCGGCTTTAACGGCCAGAGCGTTGCTGACGTTACCAAGCTTCGCCGTAAATTCCGTGAAGGCGGTGTTGAATACAAGGTCATCAAGAATACATTGACCCGTATTGCCGCCAATGAACTCGGCTATAACGATTTGGATCCGTTCCTGGAAGGGACGACGGCGCTTGCTTATTCTACGGAAGACGTCATTGCTCCGGCCAAGATCCTGAAGCAATTCATCAAAGAAACGAAGACCGAAACCTTGACTGTCAAGGCCGGTCTGGCTGACGGTAAGGTCATTGATGCCACTGCCGTTGACGCTTTGGCCAGCTTGCCGAGCCGCGAAGAATTGCTTGCCAAATTGCTTGGCAGCATGAATGCGCCGATTACCGGCCTGGTCAACGTACTGCAGGGAAATATTCGCAACGTTGTGTATGCGCTTGAAGCCGTTCGCGCCAAAAAAGCTGAACAGGAAAGTGCGTAA
- a CDS encoding ArsR/SmtB family transcription factor, whose protein sequence is MLQEIAATYKTEFYNELAKIGKCFSSEKRLEVLHILSQGPKTVETLSRETGMSAANTSRHLQVLKEGRLVISEKRGNYVVYTVAGDKVRALVRALCVVGETQLSEITRIREQYSVRTSDVYTITLEEAWRRLQRDEITLVDLRPGDEYRAGHMEKAESIPLSELESRLSGLSRQKDIVVYCRGRLCAYADLAAHFLTEQGFKAYSLNRSYADWQAFRGVNKH, encoded by the coding sequence ATGTTACAAGAAATAGCGGCGACATATAAGACGGAATTTTATAATGAACTTGCCAAGATAGGAAAATGTTTTTCCAGCGAAAAACGGTTAGAGGTGTTGCATATTCTTTCTCAAGGGCCGAAAACGGTGGAAACGCTCTCGCGTGAAACGGGGATGAGCGCGGCCAACACGTCACGGCATTTGCAGGTACTCAAGGAAGGCCGTCTCGTCATTTCCGAAAAACGGGGGAACTATGTCGTTTATACTGTTGCCGGCGATAAGGTGCGCGCCCTGGTACGTGCCCTTTGTGTCGTCGGTGAGACACAGCTTTCGGAAATCACCAGGATCAGGGAACAATACTCCGTTCGGACGAGCGACGTATACACGATTACACTGGAAGAAGCGTGGCGACGATTGCAACGGGATGAGATCACGCTCGTCGATCTCCGGCCTGGCGACGAATATCGCGCTGGACACATGGAAAAAGCCGAAAGTATCCCCTTGTCGGAACTGGAAAGCAGACTGTCCGGCCTGTCGCGGCAGAAGGATATTGTCGTGTACTGCCGCGGCCGCCTGTGTGCATATGCTGATTTGGCCGCGCATTTTTTGACCGAACAGGGATTCAAGGCCTACAGTTTGAATCGGAGCTATGCGGATTGGCAGGCATTTCGCGGCGTCAATAAGCACTGA
- the nusG gene encoding transcription termination/antitermination protein NusG has translation MESEKKWYVIHTYSGYENKVMATLERKVKSMSLENVINRILVPMEDEVDIKDGQKRTVKRKVFPGYVLVEMEVNDRSWYVVRNTPGVTGFVGSATKPIPLEAHEVERILKSQGLDTRQKPQITVAIGEQVRIISGPFEDFIATITEINEEKSTLKGLINMFGRETSVEVDYSQIEKSLE, from the coding sequence GTGGAATCTGAAAAGAAATGGTACGTCATTCATACGTATTCCGGCTATGAAAATAAAGTCATGGCGACGTTGGAACGCAAGGTCAAGTCTATGAGCCTTGAAAATGTTATCAATCGCATCCTTGTACCGATGGAAGATGAAGTTGACATTAAAGACGGACAGAAGCGCACGGTAAAACGTAAGGTTTTCCCCGGATATGTTCTCGTTGAAATGGAAGTCAATGACCGGTCCTGGTATGTTGTCCGCAATACGCCGGGTGTTACCGGCTTTGTCGGTTCGGCGACGAAGCCGATTCCTTTGGAAGCGCATGAAGTGGAACGCATACTGAAATCCCAGGGACTGGATACGCGGCAGAAACCGCAGATTACCGTGGCAATAGGCGAACAGGTTCGGATCATATCGGGGCCGTTCGAAGATTTCATTGCGACAATTACGGAGATTAATGAAGAAAAGAGTACGCTCAAAGGCCTGATCAATATGTTTGGCCGTGAAACTTCAGTAGAAGTCGACTATTCTCAAATTGAGAAAAGTCTGGAATAA
- a CDS encoding potassium channel family protein, whose amino-acid sequence MNKRVIAVIGLGRFGTTVAKAVADLGHEVLAVDVDPDRVQKISPYVTHAVIADSTDEAALQSLSLNQFDAVVVAIGANKQANLMTAMLVEEQGVRRVIAKAQDELQGRLLEKIGVDTVIYPESDMAMRLAQMLTRRHVVDYLQLSAQAGLVEMETPEFLVGKTLKTSGLREKYRLIVAAIRHDENLIVAPDPDIPLAAEDKLIIIGRDDDIHRLENT is encoded by the coding sequence ATGAATAAAAGAGTTATTGCCGTTATCGGTTTGGGGCGTTTCGGGACAACCGTCGCCAAAGCCGTTGCCGATTTGGGGCACGAAGTGCTGGCCGTCGATGTCGATCCCGACAGAGTACAGAAGATCAGCCCTTACGTGACGCATGCCGTCATTGCCGACAGCACAGATGAAGCGGCGTTGCAGTCGCTCAGCCTGAATCAGTTCGATGCAGTTGTTGTCGCTATCGGCGCCAATAAACAGGCCAATCTGATGACGGCCATGCTCGTTGAAGAACAAGGCGTCCGACGCGTTATCGCGAAAGCGCAAGATGAACTGCAAGGCCGATTACTGGAAAAAATAGGCGTCGACACCGTCATTTACCCGGAGTCGGATATGGCGATGCGATTGGCGCAGATGCTGACGCGCCGGCATGTTGTCGATTACCTGCAGCTTTCAGCCCAAGCCGGTCTGGTAGAAATGGAGACGCCTGAGTTTCTCGTCGGAAAAACGTTGAAAACATCGGGGCTTCGTGAAAAGTACAGGCTTATCGTTGCCGCTATCCGGCACGATGAAAATCTGATCGTAGCGCCTGACCCGGATATTCCCCTGGCGGCTGAAGATAAACTGATCATTATCGGCAGAGATGACGATATCCACAGGCTGGAAAATACATAG
- a CDS encoding nucleotidyltransferase substrate binding protein produces the protein MGMSFEAFNASLAVLAQGADEDLNNLYIRNGIIRLFCRQFDAACDLFRSMLRQDGDAPTVMGTAKEVIMAAYDSYSFVEEDVWLAMLEDRAGRNRQEPDSAVVWRIFSVYVPALQLLAAEATKKMYD, from the coding sequence ATGGGGATGTCGTTTGAAGCGTTCAATGCGAGTTTGGCCGTTCTGGCACAAGGTGCTGACGAAGATCTGAATAATCTGTATATTCGTAACGGAATTATCCGTCTGTTCTGCAGGCAGTTTGACGCCGCCTGCGACCTGTTTCGCAGTATGCTGCGGCAGGACGGCGACGCACCGACCGTTATGGGAACGGCGAAGGAAGTCATTATGGCCGCGTATGACAGCTATTCTTTTGTCGAAGAGGACGTATGGCTGGCGATGCTGGAAGACCGTGCCGGCAGAAATCGGCAAGAGCCCGACAGTGCAGTCGTATGGCGCATTTTTTCCGTGTACGTGCCGGCGCTGCAGCTCCTGGCGGCGGAAGCGACTAAAAAAATGTATGATTGA
- the rplA gene encoding 50S ribosomal protein L1, which yields MAKVGKKYAEAVKLFDKATLYDPAEAIDILKKMDTAKFDETVELAVNLNVDPKYADQQVRGAIVLPNGIGKTKRVLVFAQGDKEKEALEAGADYVGADDMVEKIQGGWLEFDVAIATPNMMGKVGRLGKILGPKGLMPNPKVGTVTMDVAKAVSESKAGKVEYRTDKAGNIHSPIGKKSFEANKLIENLTVLVDTLIKVKPSGAKGQYIKSITVSSTMGPGVHINPFSVKSAVKTEE from the coding sequence ATGGCAAAAGTAGGTAAGAAATATGCTGAAGCCGTAAAGCTTTTTGATAAAGCCACGTTGTACGATCCGGCAGAAGCTATTGACATCTTGAAAAAGATGGATACTGCCAAATTCGACGAAACCGTTGAATTGGCCGTCAACTTGAACGTTGACCCGAAATATGCCGATCAGCAGGTCCGTGGTGCGATCGTGCTGCCGAATGGTATCGGCAAGACGAAGCGCGTCCTCGTATTTGCTCAAGGCGATAAGGAAAAAGAAGCCCTTGAAGCCGGCGCCGATTATGTCGGTGCAGACGACATGGTGGAAAAAATCCAGGGCGGCTGGCTCGAATTTGACGTGGCTATCGCTACGCCGAACATGATGGGTAAAGTAGGCCGCTTGGGTAAGATCCTCGGGCCGAAAGGCCTGATGCCGAACCCGAAAGTCGGTACGGTAACGATGGATGTGGCTAAAGCTGTTTCCGAAAGCAAAGCAGGTAAGGTTGAATATCGTACGGATAAGGCCGGCAATATTCATTCTCCTATCGGCAAAAAGTCTTTCGAAGCAAATAAATTGATCGAAAACCTCACTGTTCTCGTCGATACCCTGATCAAGGTCAAACCGTCGGGAGCCAAGGGTCAGTACATCAAATCCATCACGGTTAGTTCCACGATGGGACCTGGCGTGCACATTAATCCTTTCAGCGTAAAGAGTGCCGTCAAAACGGAAGAATAA
- a CDS encoding TrkH family potassium uptake protein, with translation MFFAACILFGVLFMFQRDSYKVKAKERVRTQNPYTLLALSFLLAMLLGTALLSLPFAAADGETTDLVDAAFTAVSCVSVTGLATVDTYRHWSLFGQSVMVLLIQLGGLGIMTSTTLLALVFGQHIGLQRRLLLRDDMGNGSMRGLLRITKHVAFLIFAVEAAGAAVYIVALYPYLGTAAIRSGIYQAVSTFCNAGFVFFDNDLPYAMAGDVLFSLTTSVLIMLGGFGYMAIFELWDTGRRYGVKAVSVNTKIMLLGTACLVIGGTVLILILEWGNGATLGPLDTGHKVVASFLQAVTPRTAGVATLDYGAMRPAMLFLTVMLMFIGAGPNSTGGGIKITTAAVMLAAARSIFSNKADVELLERRIAEVQVRRAFSIFFLSLFLVLTAVFLLTLYEPATFLQLLFETTSAFGTVGLTTGITPTLQPLSKWILIFVMYTGRIGVLTLVGIVALKRQAPKPIRYPESDILL, from the coding sequence ATGTTTTTCGCGGCCTGTATTCTTTTTGGGGTGTTATTCATGTTTCAACGGGACAGCTATAAAGTAAAAGCGAAGGAACGGGTTCGCACCCAAAATCCGTATACGTTGTTGGCACTCAGTTTTCTTCTTGCCATGCTCTTGGGAACGGCTCTTTTGTCGTTGCCCTTTGCCGCTGCCGATGGCGAAACAACAGATCTTGTCGATGCGGCGTTCACGGCTGTATCCTGTGTCTCCGTCACCGGGCTGGCGACTGTCGACACCTATCGTCACTGGTCTCTTTTCGGCCAATCCGTTATGGTCCTGCTGATTCAGCTGGGCGGTCTGGGAATCATGACTTCGACGACGTTACTGGCTCTCGTCTTTGGGCAGCATATCGGCCTGCAACGACGGCTGCTGCTGCGCGATGATATGGGAAACGGCAGTATGCGGGGATTGCTGCGCATTACGAAGCATGTCGCTTTCCTGATCTTTGCCGTTGAAGCCGCAGGCGCAGCGGTCTACATTGTCGCCTTATATCCTTACCTCGGAACGGCGGCCATTCGCAGCGGGATTTATCAAGCCGTTTCCACTTTTTGCAATGCCGGTTTCGTCTTTTTTGACAATGACTTGCCCTATGCGATGGCCGGAGACGTTCTCTTTTCCCTGACGACGAGCGTGCTGATCATGCTTGGCGGTTTCGGCTATATGGCTATTTTCGAGCTTTGGGATACGGGCAGACGGTACGGCGTGAAGGCAGTGTCCGTCAATACGAAGATCATGCTCTTGGGGACGGCGTGCTTAGTGATTGGCGGCACCGTGTTGATCTTAATCCTGGAATGGGGCAATGGCGCTACTTTGGGGCCCCTCGATACGGGGCATAAGGTCGTCGCGTCCTTTCTGCAAGCCGTGACGCCGCGTACGGCCGGTGTCGCCACCTTGGATTATGGCGCCATGCGGCCGGCAATGCTGTTTCTGACGGTGATGCTGATGTTTATCGGCGCCGGGCCGAATTCGACGGGCGGCGGTATCAAGATTACGACGGCAGCTGTCATGCTGGCGGCGGCCCGTTCCATTTTCAGCAATAAAGCGGACGTTGAACTATTGGAGCGGCGCATTGCGGAGGTGCAGGTTCGGCGTGCTTTCAGTATTTTCTTTCTCTCGCTGTTTCTGGTGCTTACGGCCGTCTTTTTATTGACACTGTACGAGCCGGCGACATTTTTGCAGCTTCTCTTTGAAACGACGTCTGCCTTCGGTACCGTCGGCTTGACTACGGGCATTACTCCGACGTTGCAGCCGCTAAGCAAATGGATTCTGATCTTTGTCATGTATACCGGGCGTATAGGCGTGCTGACGCTGGTCGGCATTGTCGCACTGAAGCGGCAGGCGCCGAAGCCGATCCGATACCCGGAAAGCGACATTTTATTGTAA
- the trxA gene encoding thioredoxin gives MKPIELKEATFADQIAKGVTLVDFWAAWCGPCKMQGPILDALAADLGDAVTIGKVNVDDEAALAGRFNIRSIPTLAIFKDGQLADISVGLQSKEVLRAKIDAILQ, from the coding sequence ATGAAACCGATCGAATTGAAAGAAGCTACGTTTGCCGATCAAATTGCCAAAGGTGTAACGCTGGTTGATTTTTGGGCCGCTTGGTGCGGGCCGTGCAAGATGCAGGGGCCTATTTTGGATGCGTTGGCCGCCGATTTGGGGGATGCCGTTACTATCGGCAAGGTAAATGTCGATGATGAAGCCGCTTTGGCCGGCCGGTTCAATATTCGCAGCATTCCGACGCTGGCTATCTTCAAAGACGGTCAACTGGCCGATATTTCCGTAGGGCTGCAGAGCAAAGAAGTGCTGCGCGCCAAGATTGATGCCATATTGCAATAA
- the rplK gene encoding 50S ribosomal protein L11 has protein sequence MAKKVARMVKLQCEAGKATPAPPIGPALGQAGVNIMAFVKEFNERTAKQAGFIIPVEITVYEDRSFTFITKTPPAAVLLKKAAGLDKASGEPNKKKVAKLGRDKVREIATTKMPDLNANDVEQAMKMIEGTARSMGIDIVD, from the coding sequence ATGGCAAAAAAAGTAGCTAGAATGGTAAAACTTCAATGCGAAGCCGGTAAAGCAACGCCGGCGCCTCCGATTGGCCCTGCATTAGGTCAGGCTGGCGTCAACATTATGGCTTTCGTCAAGGAATTCAATGAACGGACTGCAAAGCAGGCCGGTTTCATCATCCCTGTTGAAATTACCGTTTATGAAGATCGTTCTTTCACGTTCATTACCAAAACCCCGCCGGCAGCTGTCTTGCTGAAGAAAGCCGCGGGCTTGGACAAAGCTTCGGGCGAACCGAATAAAAAGAAAGTTGCGAAATTGGGCCGCGATAAGGTCCGTGAAATCGCCACGACAAAGATGCCCGACCTCAACGCTAACGACGTTGAACAGGCTATGAAGATGATTGAAGGTACTGCCCGCAGCATGGGCATCGATATTGTCGACTGA
- the secE gene encoding preprotein translocase subunit SecE, with product MSLSASEKAVQKNKRKKDSGRFLQGVKAEMKKVIWPTKKELINYTVMVIVATIVVMAIIAVSDGVFSQLFRLLRAAIG from the coding sequence ATGTCACTTTCAGCGTCAGAAAAAGCAGTACAAAAGAATAAACGAAAAAAGGATTCAGGTCGATTCCTCCAGGGCGTTAAGGCGGAAATGAAGAAAGTTATCTGGCCGACGAAAAAAGAGCTGATCAATTATACGGTTATGGTCATTGTGGCAACTATCGTAGTCATGGCGATCATTGCCGTTTCAGACGGCGTTTTTTCGCAGCTTTTCCGGCTGCTTCGCGCCGCAATCGGTTAG